The following coding sequences lie in one Gouania willdenowi chromosome 5, fGouWil2.1, whole genome shotgun sequence genomic window:
- the trim107 gene encoding E3 ubiquitin/ISG15 ligase TRIM25: MSVRTSETECFDAALASELTCPICLQLFNEPVSLPCGHVFCFDCIQTMGEGLDQHSCPECHAEYSATESLVKSIKMCSIVETYRAAAGRRLSDVQITDDSSVRKDLNTEWHQSSASPVEGGQACVSYKIAEVFLTQELHSHNSKTEMDEPKKLRLESEITELNHRLEMAEDVLRKEKEVELTMTTADAQMRERVNNLLGQIRDLSQSYSEKVTHLVEEELKRGETGVRSRVHQASEWTKQLRQAVLRAKSLMTEEDEAAFRAELYTQLINKPVEEEKEDALAEPPVSLAQVCPMLENMNTTLREQLEKIHRSLRRTFNPSELTFDPETAHPNLLLSEDLKTVTFSSVKQTYPSLPQRFTSFFQVLSSQSFSEGDHRWEAELDGSPWIIGMCYSKKLARHGVPSALESNPDSWCLMWFDNLLTAFERGRGVPLKKTKVSCRLEMNLSFRTHRLSFYNISTTSEKTHIYTFKVNLTEPVHFAYRMMSGHPKAILTMHS, from the coding sequence ATGTCTGTGAGAACAAGTGAAACTGAGTGTTTCGATGCAGCTCTGGCCTCAGAGCTTACATGCCCCATCTGTTTACAGCTATTCAATGAGCCAGTCTCCCTCCCATGTGGTCATGTCTTCTGCTTTGACTGTATCCAGACCATGGGAGAAGGTCTTGATCAACACAGCTGTCCAGAGTGCCATGCTGAGTACTCGGCAACTGAGTCCCTGGTGAAAAGTATCAAAATGTGCAGCATTGTAGAGACCTACAGAGCTGCGGCTGGAAGAAGACTCTCTGATGTTCAAATAACAGATGATAGCTCTGTTAGAAAAGATCTGAACACAGAATGGCACCAAAGCTCAGCATCAccagtagaaggtggccaggcTTGTGTCAGCTACAAAATAGCGGAGGTGTTTTTGACTCAAGAACTACACAGTCATAACAGCAAAACGGAAATGGATGAACCCAAAAAACTCAGGCTGGAATCTGAAATAACTGAGCTGAACCACAGGTTGGAAATGGCCGAGGATGTCCTCAGGAAGGAGAAAGAAGTAGAGCTCACTATGACTACTGCTGACGCTCagatgagagagagagtgaacaACCTGCTGGGTCAGATAAGGGATTTGTCTCAGAGCTACAGTGAGAAGGTCACACACCTGGTTGAAGAAGAGTTAAAGAGAGGTGAGACTGGTGTGAGGAGTCGGGTCCATCAGGCCTCTGAGTGGACCAAGCAGCTGAGACAGGCTGTGCTTCGAGCTAAGTCATTGATGACTGAGGAAGACGAAGCTGCATTCAGGGCTGAGCTCTACACACAGCTCATCAATAAaccagtagaagaagaaaaagaggatGCTTTAGCAGAACCACCTGTCAGCCTCGCCCAGGTTTGTCCCATGCTGGAAAACATGAACACTACACTAAGAGAACAACTTGAAAAGATTCACCGCTCCCTTCGGAGAACCTTCAACCCCTCAgagttgacctttgaccctgaaACGGCTCATCCTAACCTTCTGCTCTCAGAGGACTTGAAGACAGTGACGTTCAGCAGTGTCAAACAGACGTACCCATCCCTACCTCAGAGGTTCACCAGCTTCTTCCAGGTTCTCAGCTCCCAGAGCTTCTCAGAAGGTGACCATCGCTGGGAGGCGGAGCTTGACGGCTCCCCGTGGATCATTGGCATGTGTTACAGTAAGAAACTGGCACGCCATGGAGTGCCATCAGCTCTGGAAAGCAATCCGGACTCATGGTGTCTGATGTGGTTTGACAACCTGCTGACGGCCTTTGAGCGGGGACGTGGCGTACCACTGAAGAAGACCAAGGTCTCATGCAGGCTGGAAATGAACCTGAGTTTCAGAACCCACAGGCTGAGCTTCTACAACATCAGCACCACCAGCGAGAAGACTCACATCTATACATTTAAAGTCAACCTGACGGAACCTGTGCATTTTGCTTACAGGATGATGTCAGGCCACCCCAAAGCCATTCTTACTATGCATTCATAA